Proteins encoded by one window of bacterium:
- a CDS encoding PxxKW family cysteine-rich protein, protein MICTVLKEEIDCVFMTRQGCTYNGGHCDPVVQACEGCNHIKEIDEDYYCTTSANPSAKWNMGVCNYATHVVKEAPVVAQAKINPLKASKRAAAGR, encoded by the coding sequence ATGATCTGTACTGTCTTGAAGGAAGAAATCGATTGCGTGTTCATGACCCGGCAGGGCTGCACCTACAACGGCGGTCATTGCGATCCGGTCGTGCAGGCCTGTGAGGGTTGTAATCACATCAAGGAGATCGACGAGGATTACTATTGCACCACCAGTGCCAACCCGTCGGCCAAATGGAACATGGGTGTCTGCAACTATGCCACGCACGTGGTGAAGGAGGCGCCGGTTGTGGCTCAGGCCAAGATCAACCCCCTCAAGGCATCAAAAAGGGCGGCGGCCGGCCGGTAA
- a CDS encoding epoxyqueuosine reductase QueH, with product MKKLLLHICCAPDATIGIERLTSGWDARGFFYNPNIHPPQEYDRRLAAMNRLSEATGFPFLTGEYNPGEWMVMVQGLEGEPEKGRRCEICIRDRLRRTAREARDGAYDAFAAVLTVSPHKNAAMVNRLGTEAALEYGVEYLPTDLKKMDGFKRSVQLSREMGIYRQDYCGCEFSRKREVL from the coding sequence ATGAAGAAGCTCCTTCTTCATATTTGCTGCGCCCCCGACGCTACCATCGGTATTGAACGCCTCACCTCCGGGTGGGACGCCCGTGGCTTTTTCTACAACCCCAACATCCATCCGCCCCAGGAATACGACCGGCGTCTTGCCGCGATGAACAGGCTGTCAGAAGCTACCGGCTTTCCTTTTCTTACCGGAGAGTACAACCCCGGGGAGTGGATGGTCATGGTTCAGGGGCTGGAAGGGGAGCCGGAAAAAGGCCGCCGTTGCGAGATCTGCATCCGGGACCGTTTGCGACGGACGGCCCGGGAGGCAAGGGACGGAGCATATGACGCTTTCGCCGCCGTCCTCACCGTCAGCCCCCACAAGAACGCGGCCATGGTCAACCGGCTCGGCACAGAGGCTGCCCTGGAATACGGCGTCGAGTACCTGCCCACAGACCTGAAAAAGATGGACGGTTTCAAGCGGAGCGTCCAGCTCAGCCGGGAGATGGGCATCTACAGACAGGATTACTGCGGATGCGAATTCAGCCGAAAACGCGAAGTTTTGTGA